The Natrinema sp. DC36 genome includes the window CCACGCTCGCAAGCAGGGCGTCGACATCGACGGACTGGTCGACACCGATGACGTCGACGCGGTCACGGAGGCCGAGATCGACGAGGCGGTCGCCGAACTCGAGGCGGCAGGCTCGATCGCTTACGCGAACGAAACCGCCCAAGAACTGGTCGAGCGGGGGAAGGATCGACTCGAGGTCGTGCCGGACAATGAGGCCCGTGAACTCCTCTGTGAAATCGCCCATTATCTGATCGAACGCGGCTACTGAACGAAGCCGCGGCCCTGTTTCGCGGATTTTCTGCGTACTCATCGCTCGAGTCGTGTTTCGTGCGCTTCCCGCTCGAGCCGGGCGGAACGGGTCCGTTCTCGGCCGAACTCAGTGTTCGATATCGTCCGGGTCTTTTTGCGGGTCCCACACCGAGCGGAGGACATGACTGTCGACGCCCCCGACGTAACTACCGGACCCTCCTCTCGACGACGGTTTCTCGGCGCGGCCGCGACCGTCGGCACGACCGCAGTCGCTGGCTGTGTCGGATCGCTACTCGATACGTCCGATTCGAACGAGATCGAACCCGAAGAGCCCAGCGAGCCCCGAAAGGGGACGCCCGGCGAGTTCTACACGCTCGTCGAGCGAAACGACATCCCGGTCGAATCGCTCCGGTGGGACGGCTCGGATCTGGTCCTCCGATATGACTCGAGTGCCTCGACCGAATCGGAATCGACGACGGAGATCGAGGTCATCACGACCGTCTACAACGAGAACCTCGTGAAAAACGACGCCGAGGTCGACATGCTCTACGCGGAGGTCACGGAGCCGTTCGACGGGCAGGCCTACGGCTGGGGCGTCAAGACCGAGTGGTGCAAGCAGTATAATGCGGCCGTCGCCGACAGCGAGGGCGGCGACAACGAGACCGGCAGTGATGACGATGGGTCGACCGATTCGGAGGGCGACACCGAGGAGTCCGACGGCTCCAACGAAACCGAAAGCGACGGTAACAGTACCGACACAACTGATAGTGACGGTAACAGTACCGACACAACTGATAGTGACGGTAACAGTACCGACACAACTGATAGTGACGGTAACAGTACCGACACAACTGATAGTGACGCCAGCGGTACCGAGGATGGCACGTCCTCGGTGAGCCGGGCCGCGATGGTCCTCATGAGCAACGTCCTCAACACGCGGGTGTACGAGGACGACGTCGAGAACTGAGCCGAAACCGGATCGGCGGCCCACGAATGCCGGATCCGAAGACCTGACCGGACCGAACCGGACGAGACGGCGAATCGCGAAGGTTTTGGGACGGGCGCGACTACCGCCCGGTAATGAACGACGAGTTACGCGAGCGCGTCGAACGCGAGGTCGAAAAACACGCGCTGTTGAACGCCGTCAAACACGAGAGCGACGCCGACGTCGGTGCCATCATGGGGCCGCTGATGGGCGACAACCCCGAGTTTCGCGAGCACGGCGACGAGATTCCGGGCATCGCCGGCGGCGTCGTGGGTCGAATGAACGACCTCGACTACGAGGACAAACGCGAACGGCTCGAGGAACTCGCACCCGAGGAACTCGCCGAAATCGAGGCCGAGGAGGAGGAAGACGAACACGACCTGCCGGAGCTGCCGAAGGCGGACGACGACGAGATCCGGATGCGGTGTGCACCGAATCCGAACGGCCCGTGGCACGTCGGCCACGCCCGGATGCCCGCCGTCATCGGCACCTACCGCGAGCGCTACGACGGCTGGTTCTGCGTGCGCTTCGACGACACCGATCCCGAGACCAAGCGGCCGGATCTCGAGGCTTACGACGCGATCCTCGAGGACCTCGACTACCTCGGCTTCGAGCCGGACGCGACCTACAGGGCGAGCGACCGCCTCGAGACTTACTACGACCACGCCCGCGACCTGATCGAGATGGGCGGGGCCTACACCTGCTCGTGTTCGGGCGAGGCGTTCTCGGACCTGAAGAACTCGGCCGAAGCCTGTCCCCACCGCGACAAGGACGCTGAAACAGTCCTCGAGGAGTTCGAGGCCATGCTCGAAGGCGAGTACAGCAGCGGCGAGATGGTCCTGCGGGTCAAGACCGACATCGAACACAAGAACCCGGCGCTGCGCGATTGGGTCGCCTTCCGGATGATCGACACGCCACACCCCCGCGAGGAGGCCAGCGACTACCGCTGCTGGCCGATGCTCGACTTCCAGTCGGGGGTCGACGACCACCTGCTCGAGATCACGCACATCATCCGCGGGATCGACCTGCAGGATTCGGCCAAACGACAGCAGTTCGTCTACGACTACTTCGGCTGGGATTACCCCGAGGTCATCCACTGGGGCCACGTCCAACTCGACGACTACGACGTGAAGATGAGCACGTCGACGATTTCGGCGCTGATCGACGATGACGAACTCGACGGCTGGGACGACCCGCGTGCGCCGACGCTGCAGAGCCTTCGCCGGCGCGGCATCCGCGGCGAAGCCATCGTCGAGGCGATGACCGGGCTCGGCACCTCGACCACCGATGTCGATCTCGCGATGAGTTCGATCTACGCAAACAACCGCGACCTGATCGACGAGGAGACCGACCGCCGATTCCTCGTTCGCGACGGCAACCAGATCCCCCTCGGCGGGAGCCCGCCCGAGGTGGGGACGCCGCCGCTCCATCCCAACCACGAGGAGCGCGGCGTTCGCGAGATCCCCGTCGGCGATTCGGTCATGCTCGAGCCCGACGACCTCCCCGGGCGCGAGGAGCGCATCTGGCTCAAGGGGCTGGGATGTTTCCAGTTCACCCGCGACGTCCTCCAGTATACGGGCGAGGACATCGAGGTCGTCCGCGAGGGCGACGTGGACGTCGTCCACTGGGTGCCGGCCGACGAGCGCGTCCCCGTCCGCATGCGGACGATGGAGGGCGACGTTCGGGGGCACGCGGAACCGGGCGTCGGCGATCTCGAGAGCGACGAGATGGTGCAGTTCGAACGGGTTGGGTTCGCGAGAATTGATCGGCACGACGAGGAGGACGAGGAGACGGTCGCGTACTACGCGCATCCCTGAACGGGTCCGTCGCTCGTCGAGCGACCGCCCCCGAACCGATCGGTTCCCGTTTTGGTGCTCTCACATCGAAAGTCGGCGGATTACCCTTCCTCGAGCAGATCGTCGCCCCGCTCGGGATCCGGATCGGCCACGACGCCGTCCTGACGCCCCAGCACGCGAGCGTGGGCGGCGCAGACGAGTCGGTTCTCGTCCCAGGGGATATGCAACTCGACCGCGGCGGGGCGCTCGCAGTCGGCCTCGGCGCAATTCATCTAGTCGTGTCAACGACACCCACGGCTTCAGTGTTTCCCCGGGATTACAGGAGGAAGACGGCCGCGAGGAATCCGAGCAAGATTGATACCGTCAGCAGGACCTGCACCGCCGTCGACGCGAGGACGCCGATCGTCGTATAGACCGCCGATCGCGTGCTCCCCTCGAGTTCGCCGTTGCGAACGAACTCGAGGACGAAGACGGTGCCGAAGAGGCCGACCAACAGTCCCAGCGGGCCGGTGACGATCATGAGGACGATACCGACGATAGCCGCGGCTGCGGTCGTCAGCCAGGACGCGCCGCCGGCCCGGGCGGCGATCGAGCCGCCGAAGAAATCGACGAGCGTCGTGATAACGGCGATGAAGATGAGGACGGCGAAGGTGAGAACGCTCAGTTCCTCGAGTCCGGCACCCCACCAGTAGACGCCGAGTCCGGCGAGCGAAAGGAGGCCGCTCGGGACCATCGGGACGGCGGCTCCGACGATGGCACCCACGAGCAACGCGACCGCGACGACGGTGACGACGTCGACCATACCGGCGGTGACAACGGACCGCAACAAAGGCGTACTGCCTTCGGTACTGGTATGTCAGTTACTCAAACGATTTCACGGGTCCACGGGGTGCCAGCGGAGTCGGTCGTTGGGAGCCGGTCGTCGGGAGTCGGTTGTGGGCAGACAGCGAACAGTATACGTATCGAGGACCGAACGTGTGGGATATGACCCACCAACGCGGAGCCATCATCGTCGGGGCGTCGTCGGGTATCGGCGAGGCGCTGGCCCGTCGACTCGCTGACGACGGCTACGAGATCGGCATGGCGGCCCGGCGAACGGAACGGATGCAGCGGATCGGCGCGGACCTCCCGACGAAATCGTACGTCGCGACGATGGACGTCACCGCGACCGAGGACGCTCGAGCGGGCTTTTTCGAACTCGCCGAGGCGATGCCGTCGGTCGACCTCGTCGTCATCAGCGCCGGGACCGCGGCCCGCAATCGCGACCTCGAGTGGGAACCCGAGGAGCGAACGATCGACGTCAACGTCCGGGGCTGTACGGCCGTCGCGACGGCCGCGATGGAATACTTCGAGCGCAACCCGGACCACGCGAGCGAGGCGGACGGCCACCTCGTGGGACTTTCCTCAGTCGCGGCTCACGTCGGCAATGACGACGCACCGGCGTACAACGCCTCGAAGGCGTTCGTGTCGACTTACCTCGAGGGGCTGCGGTACCGACAAACCGACCGCGACGCCGACGTGACGATCACGACCATCGAACCGGGGTTCGTCGACACCGAGCTCTCGATGGGCGGGTTCTGGGAGTGTTCGCCCGAGACGGCGGCCGAACAGATCGCTCGAGCGATAGCGAAGAAACGAACCCACGCCTACGTCACTCGGCGCTGGCGAGCTATTGCGTGGGTTCTCGATCTGGCTCCGGAACGGCTGCTTCGACGGCTGTTGTGAGACCGACGCTCGAGGCATTGTGAGTTCGATGCTCGAGGCGCGTTCAGTGTCCCAGTGAATAGACCAGTGGGTTCTGATAGGATTATGGGCGACGAAGCGTCCTGCTATCGTGGCAACAGGGAATCGCCACACCCTCCCCAGCCGATTTCTACTCACGGGCGCTGCGAGGCGGTGAAACCGCCTCGACGGTCGCGGCGCGTAGCGCCGCGCTCTGCCCGTTCGTATGGTTCGCGGAACCTTCGGTTCCGCGCTAACGCTCAGTCACTTCGTTCCTTCGCTCATCCACTGTCAGAGCAAGCTCTGACAAGCCTTCGCTCACGAGTTCGCGAAGACCTCGCACGGCTTCGAGCCGCGGTTCACAGTGGTTCGCGGTTCCCTGCGGTCACTGCTCACACCATCGAGGCCCTCACTTCGTTCAGGCCTCGCAGTTCACCGCGGCACAGCGTGCGCCACCGCATGGCAGTTGATCAGTTTGGTGCGATACGACGGTACGGTATATTGAGCGTCTCCCCTCCGTTTCTCTCATCGATCGCAGCGGGATCGAAATCACGCATCGTCAAATCGCTCCCGAACCTCGAGCGCCGCGTCCGTCCCGTACTGATCGACGAGCGGACGGAACGCGTCGCCGAGCGCCCGCATACACTGTCCCGAGGAGTGGTACTCGAGCCGTTCGGCGATGCTCTCCGCGTCCCGTCCCTGGAGGACGCGCGAGACGAGCAGTCGTTCCTCGCGACCGGTCAGGTCGACGGTAGCGGGGTCGTCGACGAAATACCGCACGACGAGGCGTCTGAACGGGCCGGGATCGACGTCGAACAGGCCCGGTCCGTAGGCGGCACCCGCGACGACGCGCCACTCGTGGTCGGTCAGCGCGAGCGGCGGTCCGGCGTCGTCGACGCTTCCGAGCACCGCGCGGGCGATATCGGGCTCGAGGTCCTCGAGTGCGTCCGAACTGAGCGCAGCGAACCGCCGGACGAACCAGTCAGCGTGGCGGTCGCGTAACGCCCGGCCCGCGTCGCTGGTCGGCGCGAGCATGAGCACGGAGTACTCGCCGCTGGCGGCGTTGCGCGTCGTGGAGACGTGGACCGTCCGGTAGCCGTTCTCGCGCCAGAACTCGAGGAGGCCGGGGGTCGCGCCGAAGCCGGTCCCGAGCCAGTCGATTGCGGCGTCGTCGCCACCCTCGCTGCGATCTCGACCGTCGTTCTCAGCGCTTTCGGTAAACTCCTCGCGAACGCGCTCGAGCAACCGTGAGCCGAGCCCCCGCGAGCGCGCTGTGTGGTGGGTCGCGATGCGGACGATGCGGAGTCCCGCCGGCTCGCTCGCCGCCTCGTCCCGAAGCTGACTCGTCAGGATGTCGGGCAGCATGTTTCCGCGGACGCGGCCGCCCTCGTACATCATCGCGCGGGTCTCCGCCGGAAGGTCCCCCTCGCGTGCGAGCAGCGCGACGCTGACGACGCGACCGTCGTGGGTGAGCGCGCGGGCCTCGAGGTTCGGCGCGTCGAGCAATCGAGCGAGGTCGTTCGGCTCGGTCCGGTAGTGTGCGAGGACGAGCAGCCCGAAGGCTTCCCGAAGCAGGCGTTCGTCCGCGAGCAGGTTCTCGGGCTCGAGTCGCCGGTAGTCGACGGTCTCGGGTGCGGCGTCGGCCACGAGCGGCTCGACCGGTGGGCGGGCGTCGAGCAACAGCGCACGGAAGGCCCACACCTCGATCGGATCGCCCGCCGCGTACCGGATGGGTTCCACGAGCGTGCAGTCGGTAACGGCGTGGTCGCTCTCGGCGAGCCGATCCCGGAATCGGACCGAGAACCCCCGACCGGCTCCCTCGTAGCCGTGAATCGTCGTGGCGAACGCGATGCGATCGGCCGTCAGTAGCGACTCGAGGGTGGCGACCGGGAGCGCAGCGGCTTCGTCGACGACGACGAC containing:
- a CDS encoding twin-arginine translocation signal domain-containing protein, giving the protein MTVDAPDVTTGPSSRRRFLGAAATVGTTAVAGCVGSLLDTSDSNEIEPEEPSEPRKGTPGEFYTLVERNDIPVESLRWDGSDLVLRYDSSASTESESTTEIEVITTVYNENLVKNDAEVDMLYAEVTEPFDGQAYGWGVKTEWCKQYNAAVADSEGGDNETGSDDDGSTDSEGDTEESDGSNETESDGNSTDTTDSDGNSTDTTDSDGNSTDTTDSDGNSTDTTDSDASGTEDGTSSVSRAAMVLMSNVLNTRVYEDDVEN
- a CDS encoding glutamate--tRNA ligase, which encodes MNDELRERVEREVEKHALLNAVKHESDADVGAIMGPLMGDNPEFREHGDEIPGIAGGVVGRMNDLDYEDKRERLEELAPEELAEIEAEEEEDEHDLPELPKADDDEIRMRCAPNPNGPWHVGHARMPAVIGTYRERYDGWFCVRFDDTDPETKRPDLEAYDAILEDLDYLGFEPDATYRASDRLETYYDHARDLIEMGGAYTCSCSGEAFSDLKNSAEACPHRDKDAETVLEEFEAMLEGEYSSGEMVLRVKTDIEHKNPALRDWVAFRMIDTPHPREEASDYRCWPMLDFQSGVDDHLLEITHIIRGIDLQDSAKRQQFVYDYFGWDYPEVIHWGHVQLDDYDVKMSTSTISALIDDDELDGWDDPRAPTLQSLRRRGIRGEAIVEAMTGLGTSTTDVDLAMSSIYANNRDLIDEETDRRFLVRDGNQIPLGGSPPEVGTPPLHPNHEERGVREIPVGDSVMLEPDDLPGREERIWLKGLGCFQFTRDVLQYTGEDIEVVREGDVDVVHWVPADERVPVRMRTMEGDVRGHAEPGVGDLESDEMVQFERVGFARIDRHDEEDEETVAYYAHP
- a CDS encoding DUF456 domain-containing protein; the encoded protein is MVDVVTVVAVALLVGAIVGAAVPMVPSGLLSLAGLGVYWWGAGLEELSVLTFAVLIFIAVITTLVDFFGGSIAARAGGASWLTTAAAAIVGIVLMIVTGPLGLLVGLFGTVFVLEFVRNGELEGSTRSAVYTTIGVLASTAVQVLLTVSILLGFLAAVFLL
- a CDS encoding SDR family NAD(P)-dependent oxidoreductase, with amino-acid sequence MTHQRGAIIVGASSGIGEALARRLADDGYEIGMAARRTERMQRIGADLPTKSYVATMDVTATEDARAGFFELAEAMPSVDLVVISAGTAARNRDLEWEPEERTIDVNVRGCTAVATAAMEYFERNPDHASEADGHLVGLSSVAAHVGNDDAPAYNASKAFVSTYLEGLRYRQTDRDADVTITTIEPGFVDTELSMGGFWECSPETAAEQIARAIAKKRTHAYVTRRWRAIAWVLDLAPERLLRRLL
- the tmcA gene encoding tRNA(Met) cytidine acetyltransferase TmcA, with the protein product MNVDLVGLAESLAEEATRANERRLLVLAGDRERGYDALESILDTLPVGITETTLVGPDDRLRCERIPQVNAGDLLGTTRDVIAIDAHEELQPNALGKVVGAVDGGGLLFLLTPPLEAWPDRRDGFDASLAVPPFELDDVTGRFRRRLVETLREHRGIAIVDLDSDRLEVDGLTDPAPRLAPKTPTTPPDHRFPAAAYEACLTADQAHAVAAFESLFERGQAVVLEADRGRGKSSAAGLAAGAFAIAGEDVLVTAPAARNTSELFDRAGELCERLEDDTTTVEPRRIETGVGGSVEFREPPDAIAELESADVVVVDEAAALPVATLESLLTADRIAFATTIHGYEGAGRGFSVRFRDRLAESDHAVTDCTLVEPIRYAAGDPIEVWAFRALLLDARPPVEPLVADAAPETVDYRRLEPENLLADERLLREAFGLLVLAHYRTEPNDLARLLDAPNLEARALTHDGRVVSVALLAREGDLPAETRAMMYEGGRVRGNMLPDILTSQLRDEAASEPAGLRIVRIATHHTARSRGLGSRLLERVREEFTESAENDGRDRSEGGDDAAIDWLGTGFGATPGLLEFWRENGYRTVHVSTTRNAASGEYSVLMLAPTSDAGRALRDRHADWFVRRFAALSSDALEDLEPDIARAVLGSVDDAGPPLALTDHEWRVVAGAAYGPGLFDVDPGPFRRLVVRYFVDDPATVDLTGREERLLVSRVLQGRDAESIAERLEYHSSGQCMRALGDAFRPLVDQYGTDAALEVRERFDDA